A region from the Pseudomonas cucumis genome encodes:
- the hemN gene encoding oxygen-independent coproporphyrinogen III oxidase, giving the protein MKPAFDFDRALVEKYDRPGPRYTSYPTAPQFHQAFAVDDYRRAASDSNLAAVPKPLSVYIHIPFCKSLCYYCACNKIITQKTHRAVEYLTYLKREIVMQAALFDSTRKLTQLHLGGGTPTYLTREQLADLMDCLHQAFDMDDSDDHEFSIEVDPRTISTEQIQSLRQLGFNRLSFGVQDFDPDVQAAVNRQQSEEQIYALVAAAREAQFKSISVDLIYGLPLQTVNSFDVTLGKIIALRPDRIAAYSYAHLPELVRAQRLIRPADMPPPERKLELLELTIRRLTEAGYVYIGMDHFALPDDELARARTHGTLQRNFQGYSTHADCDLIGLGVSSIGKVGDSYSQSVKEISQYYARIDQGLLPVHRGYRLSADDLLRREVISDLMCHGRIDFAKFEAGHGICFTEYFSDSLAQLDEHVRDGLLQIHSDKLVLLPQGHLMMRSAAMAFDAYLGGEQKGRFSRTV; this is encoded by the coding sequence ATGAAACCTGCATTCGATTTCGATCGAGCCCTGGTCGAAAAGTATGACCGCCCCGGGCCGCGCTATACCTCTTACCCCACGGCGCCGCAGTTTCATCAGGCGTTTGCCGTCGACGATTATCGACGTGCCGCCTCCGACAGCAACCTGGCGGCGGTGCCCAAGCCATTGTCGGTGTATATCCACATCCCGTTCTGCAAGAGCCTTTGCTACTACTGCGCCTGCAACAAAATCATTACCCAGAAAACCCATCGGGCGGTCGAATACCTGACGTACCTCAAGCGTGAAATCGTCATGCAGGCCGCGTTGTTCGACAGCACGCGCAAACTCACGCAACTGCACCTGGGCGGGGGCACGCCGACGTATTTGACCCGTGAACAGCTGGCGGACCTGATGGATTGCCTGCACCAAGCGTTCGACATGGACGACAGCGATGACCATGAGTTTTCCATCGAGGTCGATCCGCGCACCATCAGCACCGAGCAAATCCAGTCGCTGCGTCAGCTGGGCTTCAACCGCTTGAGCTTCGGCGTGCAGGACTTCGATCCCGACGTGCAGGCAGCGGTCAATCGTCAGCAAAGTGAAGAGCAGATTTATGCGTTGGTTGCTGCGGCGCGCGAGGCGCAATTCAAGTCGATCAGCGTCGATCTGATTTACGGCCTGCCACTGCAAACCGTGAACAGTTTCGACGTCACCCTCGGCAAGATCATCGCCCTGCGCCCGGACCGGATTGCCGCCTACAGCTACGCCCATTTACCCGAGCTGGTACGCGCGCAACGGTTGATTCGCCCGGCGGACATGCCACCACCGGAACGCAAGCTGGAGTTGCTGGAACTGACCATCCGCCGGCTGACCGAAGCCGGTTATGTCTATATCGGCATGGATCACTTCGCCTTGCCGGACGACGAACTGGCGCGGGCCCGCACCCATGGCACCCTGCAACGCAATTTTCAGGGTTACTCGACCCATGCCGACTGCGACCTGATCGGCCTGGGGGTGTCGTCGATCGGTAAGGTCGGTGACAGCTATAGCCAGAGCGTCAAGGAGATTTCGCAGTACTACGCCCGTATCGATCAAGGTTTGTTGCCGGTGCATCGAGGCTACCGCTTGAGCGCCGATGACTTGCTGCGCCGCGAGGTGATCAGCGACCTGATGTGCCACGGCAGGATCGATTTCGCCAAGTTCGAAGCGGGTCATGGCATTTGCTTCACCGAGTATTTTTCCGATTCGCTGGCGCAACTGGACGAGCATGTGCGCGACGGACTGCTGCAGATTCACAGCGACAAATTAGTGCTGTTGCCGCAAGGGCATTTGATGATGCGCAGTGCCGCGATGGCATTTGACGCCTATCTGGGAGGGGAGCAAAAAGGCCGGTTTTCCCGCACCGTTTGA
- a CDS encoding 1,6-dihydroxycyclohexa-2,4-diene-1-carboxylate dehydrogenase: MNRFHEKIALITGAAQGIGRRVAERMAAEGARLILVDRSDLVFELQKELGQSSQVLALTADLEQYSECSRVMRTAVERFDRLDVLVNNVGGTIWAKPFEHYEEAQIEAEVRRSLFPTLWCCHAALPFMLEQESGAIVNVSSIATRSVNRVPYGAAKGGVNALTACLAFETAGRGVRVNATAPGGTEAPPRLIPRNTAQQTAQEKLWYQQIVDQTLDSSLMKRYGTLDEQASAILFLASDEASYITGMIMPVGGGDLG, encoded by the coding sequence ATGAACAGATTCCACGAAAAAATCGCGCTGATCACCGGTGCCGCCCAGGGCATCGGCCGGCGTGTGGCTGAACGCATGGCCGCCGAAGGTGCGCGACTGATTCTGGTCGACCGCTCCGATCTGGTGTTTGAACTCCAGAAGGAATTGGGGCAAAGCAGCCAGGTACTTGCCCTGACCGCCGACCTTGAGCAATACAGCGAATGCAGCCGTGTGATGCGCACCGCTGTCGAACGTTTTGATCGCCTCGATGTGCTGGTCAACAACGTTGGCGGCACGATCTGGGCCAAGCCTTTCGAGCACTATGAAGAGGCGCAGATCGAGGCCGAAGTGCGCCGTTCGTTGTTCCCGACACTATGGTGTTGTCATGCGGCGCTGCCGTTCATGCTTGAACAAGAAAGCGGCGCCATCGTCAACGTTTCGTCCATTGCGACCCGTAGCGTCAATCGTGTGCCTTACGGTGCGGCGAAAGGCGGGGTCAATGCACTGACCGCTTGCCTGGCGTTCGAAACCGCCGGTCGTGGCGTGCGGGTCAACGCGACCGCCCCCGGTGGCACCGAGGCGCCGCCGCGGCTGATCCCGCGCAATACCGCGCAGCAAACCGCTCAGGAAAAGCTCTGGTATCAGCAGATTGTCGACCAGACCCTCGACAGCAGTTTGATGAAGCGCTATGGCACGCTGGATGAGCAGGCAAGCGCTATCCTGTTTCTGGCCAGCGACGAAGCCTCCTACATCACCGGCATGATCATGCCGGTCGGTGGCGGCGATCTGGGCTGA
- a CDS encoding oxygen-independent coproporphyrinogen III oxidase: MLDFSHAPGDLIARCDQGVLDPNCHADTQKFHDGIGSLDLLRALRVSRQKRRPIALNVQLPSRLKPSFCSPRDASCEHGDIEQYLQRLEHEIDLVGCHLSSEQRVEQFHLGGGTPTIAHLERLMNHLRGRFNFLEHECGDYSVDVDLHHTDWSTMGALRDQGFNHVSIGVPDIDSDCDMSVTCYQNPAPVHSLIDAARTFGYRSINVDLGFGHAWQTPESFALKLTTIIELEPDRLMVFDYARPPRRYRPMLGDQVREPCSQDDKGAMRQICFEQLMGAGYHYIGMGQFVRPDDDLAIAQERGRLRRTCDGFTRHGYCDHIGFGLGAISQIDDLYTQNTDAIERYQQQLDRSQLPTSRGWRFEAGDQIRHMVMERLACDQELDIRAIERRYGLIFSKYFASVWPLLEQLSRDGLIELSDRFISILPAGRPEVDAICNLFEKDSGSARH; this comes from the coding sequence ATGCTCGATTTTTCTCACGCCCCCGGCGATCTGATCGCTCGGTGCGATCAGGGCGTACTCGACCCCAACTGCCATGCCGATACGCAAAAGTTTCATGACGGCATCGGCTCTCTGGATTTGCTTCGAGCCTTGCGCGTCAGCCGCCAGAAACGACGCCCGATAGCGCTGAACGTGCAGCTGCCGTCGCGGCTCAAGCCGTCCTTCTGTTCCCCGCGCGATGCCTCCTGTGAGCATGGCGATATCGAACAGTACCTCCAGCGCCTGGAACACGAGATCGACCTCGTCGGTTGCCACCTGAGCTCGGAGCAGCGGGTCGAACAATTTCATCTGGGTGGCGGAACACCCACCATCGCTCACCTCGAGCGGCTGATGAATCATCTGCGTGGCCGGTTCAACTTCCTCGAACACGAATGCGGCGACTACAGTGTCGACGTCGACCTTCACCATACCGATTGGTCGACCATGGGCGCGTTGCGCGACCAGGGGTTCAATCATGTCAGCATTGGCGTTCCGGATATCGATAGTGACTGTGACATGTCCGTGACCTGTTACCAGAACCCGGCGCCCGTTCATTCACTGATCGATGCCGCCCGCACCTTTGGTTATCGATCCATCAACGTCGATCTGGGTTTTGGCCATGCCTGGCAGACGCCAGAAAGTTTCGCGCTGAAACTGACGACCATTATCGAGCTGGAGCCGGACAGGCTGATGGTGTTCGACTATGCACGGCCACCACGCCGCTATCGGCCGATGCTCGGCGACCAGGTCAGAGAACCCTGCAGCCAGGACGATAAAGGCGCGATGCGCCAGATCTGCTTCGAACAGTTGATGGGCGCCGGTTATCACTACATCGGGATGGGGCAGTTTGTGCGGCCCGATGATGATCTGGCAATCGCTCAGGAGCGGGGCCGGTTGCGTCGCACCTGTGACGGTTTTACCCGTCACGGCTATTGCGACCATATCGGCTTCGGTTTGGGGGCGATCAGCCAGATCGACGATTTGTACACGCAAAACACCGACGCAATCGAGCGCTATCAGCAGCAACTGGACCGGAGCCAATTGCCGACGTCTCGCGGCTGGCGTTTCGAAGCGGGGGATCAGATAAGACACATGGTCATGGAGCGCCTGGCGTGTGATCAAGAGCTGGATATCCGCGCCATCGAGCGGCGCTATGGGCTGATTTTCTCCAAGTACTTTGCATCTGTCTGGCCATTGCTGGAGCAATTGAGTCGTGACGGGTTGATTGAATTGTCGGACCGTTTCATCAGCATTCTTCCCGCCGGCCGGCCGGAAGTGGATGCCATCTGCAACCTGTTTGAAAAGGATTCGGGCAGTGCAAGGCATTAA
- a CDS encoding SOS response-associated peptidase family protein, which translates to MCGRLSQYRGVHEFVAALSMPNALVNNAGDQPLEFYNAAPSTQLALFHEESGMLHADRVRWGWRPRWAKDHATPINARVEKVAHDPFFKEIWPHRAIIAIDNWFEWVYEGGPKKQPYLIRRKDHAPILCAAIGQYPRYEKEPDEHDGFVIITADSEGGMVDIHDRRPVTLNPELAREWLDPYTPKERAEQIILQQREPCDAFEWFKVDVAVGNVRNQGSELIEPIAGLRT; encoded by the coding sequence ATGTGCGGACGACTTTCGCAGTATCGAGGTGTTCATGAGTTCGTGGCGGCGCTGAGCATGCCTAACGCCTTGGTCAACAATGCTGGCGATCAGCCGCTCGAGTTCTACAATGCCGCGCCGTCGACTCAGCTCGCCCTCTTCCACGAGGAAAGCGGCATGCTGCACGCCGACAGGGTTCGTTGGGGCTGGCGACCGCGCTGGGCCAAGGATCACGCAACACCGATCAATGCCAGGGTTGAGAAAGTCGCCCACGACCCATTCTTCAAGGAGATATGGCCGCACCGGGCAATTATTGCCATCGACAACTGGTTTGAATGGGTTTACGAGGGCGGTCCGAAAAAACAACCTTACCTGATTCGTCGCAAGGATCACGCGCCGATCCTGTGCGCCGCCATTGGTCAGTATCCAAGGTACGAAAAGGAGCCGGATGAGCATGACGGCTTCGTGATCATCACCGCGGACAGCGAGGGCGGCATGGTGGATATTCACGACCGGCGGCCAGTGACGCTCAATCCCGAACTGGCCCGGGAATGGCTTGATCCGTACACGCCCAAGGAGCGTGCCGAACAGATAATCCTGCAGCAACGCGAACCTTGCGATGCCTTCGAATGGTTCAAAGTGGACGTGGCTGTGGGCAATGTGAGGAACCAGGGCTCAGAACTGATAGAGCCTATCGCCGGCCTGCGCACATGA
- a CDS encoding CBS domain-containing protein, producing MKISEVMTKDVLTAKPNQSIQEAANMMARIDSGAIMVEEQERLVGMITDRDITIRAVAEGLTGNTPISKIMTGGIRYCFEDEDIEQVAKNMADVQLRRLPVLNRDKRLVGVVSLGNIASTRSQSAAATVLRGVAQAHH from the coding sequence ATGAAGATTTCGGAAGTCATGACGAAAGATGTTTTAACAGCCAAACCAAATCAGTCGATCCAGGAGGCCGCGAACATGATGGCCAGGATCGATAGCGGCGCCATCATGGTTGAGGAGCAAGAGCGTCTGGTTGGCATGATCACTGACCGGGATATAACCATTAGAGCCGTAGCCGAAGGGCTCACTGGCAACACCCCCATCAGTAAAATAATGACGGGCGGCATCCGTTATTGCTTTGAGGATGAAGACATAGAACAGGTCGCAAAAAACATGGCGGACGTGCAACTGCGTCGCCTGCCCGTGCTCAACCGAGACAAGCGTCTGGTTGGCGTCGTATCACTGGGGAACATCGCCAGCACTCGATCTCAATCCGCTGCTGCTACGGTTTTGCGCGGAGTGGCACAGGCTCATCATTGA
- the benC gene encoding benzoate 1,2-dioxygenase electron transfer component BenC — MTHSIAFNFEDGVTRFIDANAGETVADAAYRQGINIPLDCRDGACGTCKCFAEAGRYDLGEDYIEDALSADEAQQGFVLTCQMRAQSDCVVRVPVSSDVCRTRQASYDATISAVRQLSDSTIALSIKGEALSKLAFLPGQYVNLGVPGSEQTRAYSFSTLQRDGEVSFLIRNVPGGLMSSFLTGMAKAGDSMSLAGPLGSFYLRDIRRPLLLLAGGTGLAPFTAMLEKIAEQGSEHPLHLIYGVTNDFDLVELDRLEAFAARIPNFSFSACVANPDSRHPLKGYVTQHIEPRHLNDGDVDVYLCGPPPMVEAVSQFIREQGIAPANFYYEKFAASAA; from the coding sequence ATGACTCATTCCATTGCGTTCAACTTCGAAGACGGCGTCACCCGATTCATCGACGCCAATGCTGGGGAAACCGTGGCCGATGCCGCGTACCGCCAGGGCATCAATATTCCACTGGACTGCCGCGATGGCGCTTGCGGAACCTGCAAGTGCTTCGCCGAGGCTGGCCGCTACGACTTGGGCGAGGACTACATCGAAGACGCCCTCAGCGCCGACGAAGCACAGCAGGGTTTTGTCCTGACCTGCCAGATGCGGGCGCAGAGCGATTGCGTGGTGCGGGTGCCGGTTTCATCGGATGTTTGCCGCACCCGTCAGGCCAGCTACGACGCGACCATCAGCGCCGTGCGTCAGTTGTCCGACAGCACCATCGCGCTGTCGATCAAGGGTGAGGCCCTGAGCAAACTGGCGTTCCTGCCGGGGCAGTATGTGAACCTCGGGGTTCCCGGCAGCGAGCAGACTCGGGCCTACTCGTTCAGCACGTTGCAGCGGGACGGCGAGGTGAGTTTTCTGATTCGCAACGTGCCCGGAGGCTTGATGAGCAGTTTCCTCACCGGCATGGCCAAGGCCGGCGACAGCATGAGCCTGGCCGGACCGTTGGGCAGCTTTTATCTGCGCGACATCCGCCGTCCATTGTTGCTGCTGGCCGGTGGCACCGGTCTGGCGCCGTTCACCGCGATGCTGGAAAAAATCGCCGAGCAGGGCAGCGAGCATCCGCTGCATTTGATCTACGGCGTGACCAACGACTTCGATCTGGTGGAGCTCGATCGACTCGAAGCCTTCGCAGCGCGCATCCCGAACTTCAGCTTCAGCGCCTGCGTGGCCAACCCCGACAGTCGGCACCCGCTCAAGGGCTACGTGACCCAACACATCGAGCCACGGCATTTGAACGATGGCGACGTCGACGTCTACCTGTGCGGCCCGCCGCCGATGGTCGAAGCAGTCAGCCAGTTCATCCGCGAGCAAGGCATAGCGCCTGCGAACTTCTACTACGAGAAATTTGCCGCCAGCGCGGCTTGA
- a CDS encoding NUDIX hydrolase, with product MKVRATVICEQDRHILLVRKPRGRWTLPGGKIEPGETIAGAAIRELYEETGLGVDGLLYLMELETISTRHHVYEASVVNVAEARPQNEIFDCIWYPLDAVQNLNTSDATLRIVKAFQRRL from the coding sequence ATGAAAGTACGTGCAACCGTCATTTGCGAGCAGGACCGGCATATTCTCCTGGTGCGTAAACCCAGGGGGCGCTGGACCCTGCCGGGCGGAAAAATCGAGCCTGGCGAAACCATCGCGGGCGCGGCCATAAGAGAGCTCTATGAAGAAACCGGACTTGGAGTCGACGGCCTGCTGTACTTGATGGAGCTGGAAACGATCAGCACCCGGCATCATGTCTATGAAGCATCGGTCGTAAACGTGGCCGAGGCACGGCCACAGAATGAAATCTTCGACTGCATCTGGTACCCGCTGGACGCGGTACAGAACCTGAACACAAGCGACGCCACGCTCAGAATCGTCAAAGCTTTTCAGCGTCGTTTGTAG
- the benB gene encoding benzoate 1,2-dioxygenase small subunit yields the protein MTITYDAVRDFLYREARYLDDKQWDDWLELYAPDATFWMPSWDDNDELTEDPQREISLIWYGNRTGLEDRIFRIKTERSSASVPDTRTSHNLSNIELIEQADGLCKVRFNWHTLSFRYKTVDSYFGSSFYTLDVRGENTQIKAKKVILKNDYVRQVIDVYHL from the coding sequence ATGACCATTACTTATGACGCGGTGCGCGATTTTCTCTACCGCGAAGCACGCTACCTCGACGACAAACAATGGGACGACTGGCTGGAGTTGTACGCGCCGGACGCCACCTTCTGGATGCCGTCCTGGGACGACAACGACGAGCTGACCGAAGACCCGCAGCGGGAAATCTCGCTGATCTGGTACGGCAACCGCACGGGCCTGGAAGACCGCATCTTCCGCATCAAGACCGAACGTTCCAGCGCCAGCGTGCCGGACACCCGCACCTCGCACAATCTCAGCAATATCGAACTGATCGAACAGGCCGACGGGCTGTGCAAGGTGCGCTTCAACTGGCACACCCTGAGCTTTCGCTACAAGACCGTCGACAGCTATTTCGGCAGCAGTTTCTACACCCTCGATGTGCGTGGTGAAAACACGCAGATCAAGGCCAAGAAAGTGATCCTGAAGAACGACTACGTTCGCCAGGTCATCGATGTTTACCACCTCTGA
- a CDS encoding DUF2188 domain-containing protein codes for MSVPMLTKMHMNGYDVLSVNNGPWRVCTKGDRLGAFGSREEALAYAAALPAYRARSGKASRSHKSESQKSDK; via the coding sequence ATGAGCGTTCCGATGCTGACTAAAATGCACATGAACGGCTATGACGTACTCAGCGTGAACAACGGCCCCTGGCGGGTGTGCACCAAAGGTGACCGGCTTGGAGCCTTTGGCAGCAGAGAGGAAGCACTGGCTTATGCGGCTGCGCTTCCCGCCTACAGAGCCCGGTCGGGCAAAGCGTCGCGTAGCCACAAATCAGAAAGCCAGAAATCAGACAAATAG
- the benA gene encoding benzoate 1,2-dioxygenase large subunit, with translation MTLRPEYLHSLLEEDPEQGIYRCKREMFTDPRLFDLEMEHIFEGNWLYLAHESQIPNNNDFYTTTMGRQSIFIARNKDGELNAFINACSHRGAMLCRHKTGNKSTYTCPFHGWTFNNSGKLLKVKDPASAGYPASFNCEGSHDLTKVARFESYRGFLFGSLKADVVPLAEHLGESAKIIDMIVDQSADGLEVLRGSSSYIYEGNWKLTAENGADGYHVSSVHWNYAATQNQRKQREAGDCNPTMSAGTWAKQGGGFYSFDKGHMLLWTRWSNPEDRPLYERRDEFAQDFGKARADWMIENSRNLCLYPNVYLMDQFSSQIRIARPISVNRTEITIYCIAPKGESDHARSSRIRQYEDFFNVSGMATPDDLEEFRSCQTGYQGSVTAWNDMSRGAEHWVEGADDAAKEIDLHPLLSGVRTEDEGLFVLQHKYWQQTMLKALAAEQSALIAVEAVQ, from the coding sequence ATGACCCTGCGACCTGAATACCTTCACTCCCTGCTTGAAGAAGACCCTGAGCAGGGCATCTATCGCTGCAAGCGTGAGATGTTCACCGATCCGCGGCTGTTCGACCTCGAGATGGAACACATCTTTGAAGGCAACTGGCTGTACCTGGCGCACGAAAGCCAGATCCCCAACAACAACGATTTCTACACCACCACCATGGGGCGCCAGTCGATCTTCATCGCGCGCAACAAGGACGGTGAGTTGAACGCCTTTATCAATGCGTGCAGTCACCGTGGCGCGATGCTCTGCCGGCACAAAACCGGCAACAAAAGCACGTACACCTGCCCCTTCCACGGCTGGACCTTCAACAACTCCGGCAAGCTGCTCAAGGTCAAGGACCCGGCATCGGCCGGCTACCCGGCGAGCTTCAACTGCGAAGGCTCCCACGACCTGACCAAAGTCGCGCGTTTCGAATCCTATCGCGGTTTCCTGTTCGGCAGCCTCAAGGCCGACGTAGTGCCGTTGGCAGAGCACTTGGGCGAGTCGGCAAAGATCATCGACATGATCGTCGACCAGTCCGCCGATGGCCTGGAAGTGTTGCGCGGTTCCTCCAGCTACATCTACGAAGGCAACTGGAAACTCACCGCCGAAAACGGTGCCGACGGTTATCACGTCAGCTCGGTGCACTGGAACTACGCGGCGACCCAGAACCAGCGCAAACAGCGAGAAGCCGGCGATTGTAATCCGACCATGAGCGCCGGTACGTGGGCCAAGCAGGGCGGTGGCTTCTATTCCTTCGACAAGGGCCACATGCTGCTCTGGACCCGTTGGTCCAACCCTGAAGATCGTCCGCTGTACGAACGTCGCGATGAGTTCGCCCAGGATTTCGGCAAGGCCCGCGCCGACTGGATGATCGAGAACTCGCGCAACCTGTGCCTGTACCCGAATGTGTACCTGATGGACCAGTTCAGTTCGCAGATCCGCATCGCCCGGCCGATCTCGGTCAACCGTACCGAAATCACCATTTACTGCATTGCCCCCAAAGGCGAAAGCGACCACGCCCGTTCGAGCCGGATTCGTCAGTACGAGGATTTCTTCAACGTCAGCGGCATGGCGACCCCGGATGATCTGGAAGAGTTTCGCTCCTGCCAGACGGGTTATCAGGGCAGCGTCACCGCCTGGAACGACATGTCCCGTGGCGCCGAACATTGGGTTGAAGGCGCCGATGACGCGGCTAAAGAGATCGACCTGCACCCGCTGCTCAGCGGCGTGCGTACCGAAGACGAAGGCCTGTTCGTGCTGCAACACAAGTATTGGCAGCAAACGATGCTCAAGGCGTTGGCCGCTGAACAGTCCGCACTGATTGCAGTGGAGGCTGTGCAATGA
- a CDS encoding RtcB family protein, with amino-acid sequence MQQPVYQLLEVANGKPIKLWTEGVPVESEARQQLINIAKMPFIFRHLAVMPDVHLGKGSTIGSVIPTIGAIIPAAVGVDIGCGMIAARTSLTAADLPDNLHGLRSAIEKAVPHGRTLSHGRRDEGAWNHVPQQADQAWAALSSRFKAITDKYPKLASTNNRHHLGTLGTGNHFIEVCLDETNRVWFMLHSGSRGVGNAIGTLFIQLAQADMRQHIANLPDRDLAYFKEGSRHFDDYVEAVGWAQDFARQNRALMMQAVIQAARQVIRKPFEVALEAVNCHHNYVQKERHFGEEVLVTRKGAVSAKKGELGIIPGSMGAKSFIVRGLGNEQSFCSCSHGAGRVMSRTKAKNTFTVADQIRATAHVECRKDAAVIDEIPMAYKDIDKVMYAQRDLVEVLHTLRQVVCVKG; translated from the coding sequence ATGCAACAACCTGTCTACCAACTGCTGGAAGTCGCCAACGGCAAGCCGATCAAACTCTGGACCGAGGGTGTGCCGGTTGAAAGCGAAGCCCGGCAGCAATTGATCAATATCGCGAAAATGCCGTTCATCTTCAGGCACCTGGCGGTGATGCCGGATGTGCATCTGGGCAAAGGGTCCACCATCGGCAGTGTGATCCCAACCATAGGCGCGATCATTCCGGCGGCCGTGGGGGTGGACATCGGCTGCGGCATGATTGCCGCGCGCACTTCACTGACCGCCGCCGACTTGCCAGACAACCTGCACGGCCTGCGCAGCGCCATCGAAAAGGCCGTGCCCCATGGCCGCACGTTGAGCCATGGCCGGCGCGATGAAGGCGCCTGGAATCACGTTCCACAGCAAGCCGATCAAGCCTGGGCAGCGCTGAGCTCACGGTTCAAGGCGATCACCGACAAGTACCCGAAACTTGCCAGTACCAATAACCGCCATCACCTGGGCACCCTCGGTACCGGTAATCACTTCATCGAGGTCTGCCTGGACGAGACCAACCGCGTCTGGTTCATGCTGCACAGCGGTTCTCGCGGCGTTGGCAATGCCATCGGGACCCTGTTCATTCAATTGGCCCAGGCGGACATGCGTCAGCACATTGCCAATCTGCCGGACCGCGATCTGGCCTATTTCAAGGAAGGCAGCCGGCATTTCGACGACTACGTCGAAGCGGTGGGCTGGGCTCAGGACTTCGCCCGACAGAACCGGGCGTTGATGATGCAGGCGGTGATTCAGGCAGCGCGGCAAGTGATTCGAAAACCTTTCGAGGTCGCGCTGGAGGCAGTGAACTGTCACCACAATTACGTGCAGAAAGAGCGGCACTTCGGTGAAGAGGTCCTGGTCACCCGCAAGGGCGCGGTGTCGGCGAAGAAGGGCGAGCTGGGGATCATTCCCGGCTCCATGGGGGCCAAAAGCTTCATCGTTCGGGGGCTCGGCAACGAGCAATCGTTCTGTTCCTGCAGCCACGGTGCCGGTCGTGTCATGAGCCGCACCAAAGCCAAAAATACCTTCACTGTCGCAGACCAGATCCGCGCGACCGCTCATGTGGAGTGCCGCAAGGATGCGGCGGTCATCGATGAGATTCCGATGGCTTACAAGGATATAGACAAAGTCATGTACGCCCAGCGTGATCTGGTGGAAGTGCTGCACACCTTGCGACAGGTGGTCTGTGTGAAGGGATAG
- a CDS encoding CopD family copper resistance protein, with amino-acid sequence MLYPLFLTFHLFAALIFIGTVFFEVLFLESIRKQLPAKVMLLVEEGIGRRARTLMPWVLLVLFGAGLGMVWLRYLPVLATPLTSSFSTLLLLKIMVAVSVLLHFLAAMFLFKSGRMNARYLHFIHGSVFCHMVLIVLLAKGMFYLTW; translated from the coding sequence ATGCTCTATCCGCTGTTTCTAACCTTTCATCTGTTTGCCGCCCTGATCTTTATCGGCACGGTGTTCTTCGAAGTCCTGTTCCTGGAAAGCATCCGCAAACAATTGCCCGCCAAAGTAATGCTGCTGGTCGAGGAAGGTATTGGCCGCCGAGCCCGTACCCTGATGCCGTGGGTGCTGCTGGTATTGTTCGGCGCGGGGCTGGGCATGGTCTGGCTGCGCTATCTGCCCGTCCTTGCAACGCCACTGACCTCATCGTTCAGCACCTTGTTGCTATTGAAAATCATGGTCGCCGTGAGCGTGCTCCTGCATTTTCTGGCCGCTATGTTTCTGTTCAAAAGCGGCCGAATGAACGCTCGATACCTGCATTTCATCCATGGCAGTGTGTTCTGCCATATGGTCCTCATCGTGTTGCTGGCCAAGGGGATGTTTTACCTGACGTGGTGA